The following proteins are encoded in a genomic region of Dokdonia donghaensis DSW-1:
- a CDS encoding WD40/YVTN/BNR-like repeat-containing protein codes for MNIRYFLASGALLFALANGNSQQAASTMQQQEQAVKEKMLAAQNSLVKNIPFENIGPSIMSGRVVDLAINPDMPSEFYVGYASGGLWYTNNNGTTFTPVMDNAPTQNVGEVTVHWPSNTIWVGTGENNASRSSYAGIGLLKSTDGGKTWKNMGLTDSHHIGRILINPENPDEVVVGAVGHLYSKNEERGVYKTTDGGLTWKKTLYVDDASGIIDIDNDPNNFNLMYASSWEKDRKAWNFEGAGSGSGIYKSTDAGDTWTKLYSFPAGKGVGRIGLAVYDKNTVYAVHDSQFRREEGKKRPQKSDALYKDDFKTMSVAQFLSLDNKRLDNFLKSNGFQEKYRAANVKSIVRQGDAVPADIATYLQTANTQLFDTPVVGAEVYRSNDGGKTWKKTHKGYIDALYYSYGYYFGEINVNPSDKEDIYIYGVPIVKSKDGGKTFTSISAENVHSDHHALWINPKNENHLINGNDGGVNISYDDGANWIKANDPSVGQFYYIQVDNQEPYNVYGGLQDNGVWVAPSNASQDKSWLQRGQYPWEMIMGGDGMQVQVDNRDANIVYTGFQFGSYYRINRETGENKRFDIKHELGETPYRFNWQTPILLSSHNQDILYLGGNKLMRSMNQGDDWVAISPDLTNGGKPGNVAYGTLATVSESPFEFGLIYTGSDDGKVSVTTNGGGDWKDITGTLPKDLWVSRIVASEHKKERVYVTLNGYRWDDFKTYVYVSDNYGETWKDISANIPMSPVNVIVEDPVKDNIVYVGTDNGAYVSLDGGNSYHAFAKAESGDATAPLPAVAVHDMKIQKKANHLLLGTHGRSIYRTDLSAIQNVSLNKTAEIFDIAEVEHSRRWGTSWSNWSDPFEPSTPVSYYTSNAGKYELVVKSTEGKELKRMALNPAAGINQVSYDLTITEKGKKYLEKADSSLNIKKTKNGKYYLPKGTYTVVLDGGGGNTEVATTTLLVD; via the coding sequence ATGAACATACGTTACTTTCTAGCATCTGGAGCGCTGCTTTTTGCGCTTGCAAATGGAAACTCACAGCAAGCTGCATCTACAATGCAACAACAAGAGCAGGCTGTTAAAGAAAAAATGCTAGCAGCTCAAAATAGTCTTGTAAAAAATATCCCTTTTGAAAACATAGGTCCTTCTATTATGAGTGGCCGTGTGGTAGATCTAGCCATAAACCCAGATATGCCATCAGAGTTTTATGTAGGTTATGCTTCTGGAGGTTTGTGGTATACTAATAATAATGGGACCACATTTACCCCAGTGATGGATAATGCTCCTACTCAAAACGTAGGAGAAGTAACAGTACACTGGCCTAGTAATACTATCTGGGTAGGTACGGGAGAAAATAATGCATCCCGCTCTAGTTATGCAGGGATAGGCCTTCTCAAATCTACAGATGGTGGTAAGACTTGGAAAAATATGGGTCTTACAGACTCCCACCATATAGGACGTATTCTTATTAATCCAGAAAATCCAGATGAGGTTGTGGTAGGTGCTGTAGGGCACTTGTACTCAAAAAATGAAGAGCGTGGGGTTTATAAAACTACAGACGGTGGTCTCACCTGGAAAAAGACCCTGTATGTAGATGATGCCTCTGGTATCATTGATATAGATAATGATCCAAATAATTTTAACCTGATGTATGCCTCTTCTTGGGAGAAGGATAGAAAGGCGTGGAATTTTGAAGGCGCTGGTAGTGGCTCTGGTATTTACAAGAGTACAGATGCTGGTGACACTTGGACAAAGTTATACAGCTTTCCTGCTGGTAAGGGAGTAGGTCGTATAGGTCTTGCAGTGTATGATAAAAATACGGTATATGCTGTGCACGATAGCCAGTTTAGAAGAGAAGAAGGTAAGAAGCGACCACAAAAATCTGATGCTTTATACAAAGATGATTTTAAAACAATGAGTGTTGCTCAGTTTTTAAGCTTAGATAACAAACGACTCGATAACTTTTTAAAGTCTAATGGCTTTCAAGAAAAGTACAGAGCAGCAAACGTAAAGTCTATCGTAAGACAAGGTGATGCTGTACCTGCAGATATTGCAACCTACTTACAAACGGCAAACACACAGCTTTTTGATACACCTGTAGTAGGGGCAGAGGTATATAGATCTAATGATGGAGGGAAGACCTGGAAAAAAACACATAAAGGATACATAGATGCACTTTACTATAGTTACGGCTATTACTTTGGAGAGATTAATGTAAATCCATCAGATAAGGAAGATATCTATATTTACGGAGTGCCTATTGTGAAGTCTAAAGATGGAGGTAAAACCTTTACAAGCATAAGTGCAGAAAATGTACACTCAGATCATCACGCATTATGGATTAACCCAAAAAATGAAAATCACCTCATAAATGGTAACGACGGTGGTGTAAACATAAGTTATGATGATGGTGCAAACTGGATAAAGGCGAACGACCCTTCTGTCGGGCAATTTTACTACATACAGGTAGATAATCAAGAGCCTTACAACGTGTATGGCGGTCTTCAAGATAATGGTGTATGGGTTGCACCTAGCAATGCATCACAAGATAAATCTTGGTTGCAAAGAGGGCAGTACCCTTGGGAGATGATTATGGGAGGAGATGGTATGCAAGTGCAGGTAGATAATAGAGATGCCAATATTGTGTACACTGGATTTCAATTTGGTAGTTATTATCGTATTAACCGTGAGACGGGTGAAAACAAGAGATTTGATATCAAGCACGAGTTAGGAGAAACGCCTTATCGTTTTAACTGGCAGACGCCTATCTTACTAAGTAGTCATAACCAAGACATCTTATATCTGGGAGGTAACAAGTTAATGCGATCTATGAATCAAGGTGATGACTGGGTAGCTATAAGCCCAGATCTTACTAACGGTGGTAAGCCGGGTAACGTCGCTTACGGTACACTCGCTACAGTTTCAGAATCTCCGTTTGAGTTTGGACTTATTTATACAGGTAGTGATGATGGTAAGGTAAGTGTAACGACTAATGGCGGTGGCGACTGGAAAGATATTACAGGTACATTGCCAAAAGACTTATGGGTATCTCGCATTGTGGCAAGTGAGCATAAAAAAGAGCGTGTATATGTAACCCTTAACGGTTATAGATGGGATGATTTTAAAACCTACGTTTATGTTTCAGATAATTATGGGGAGACTTGGAAAGACATTTCGGCAAACATCCCTATGTCTCCGGTAAATGTTATTGTAGAAGACCCAGTAAAAGATAATATCGTTTATGTAGGTACAGATAATGGTGCTTATGTGAGTCTAGATGGTGGTAATTCTTATCACGCTTTCGCGAAAGCGGAATCTGGAGACGCCACAGCGCCATTACCAGCGGTAGCCGTACACGATATGAAAATTCAAAAGAAAGCAAACCATCTTTTGCTAGGAACCCACGGAAGAAGCATCTACAGAACAGATCTTAGTGCTATTCAAAACGTGTCTCTTAATAAAACGGCAGAGATTTTTGATATCGCCGAAGTTGAGCATAGCCGAAGATGGGGAACAAGCTGGAGTAATTGGTCTGATCCTTTTGAGCCATCTACGCCTGTAAGTTACTACACGAGCAACGCAGGTAAATACGAGTTAGTCGTAAAAAGTACAGAAGGAAAGGAGTTAAAGCGTATGGCTCTAAATCCAGCAGCGGGAATTAACCAAGTCTCGTATGACTTAACGATTACTGAAAAAGGAAAAAAATATCTTGAAAAAGCAGATAGTTCTCTCAATATTAAGAAAACTAAAAACGGAAAATATTATCTACCAAAAGGAACATATACTGTCGTTTTAGACGGTGGAGGAGGTAATACAGAAGTTGCAACTACCACGCTGTTAGTTGATTAG
- a CDS encoding succinate dehydrogenase cytochrome b subunit, which translates to MSGLLKSSIGRKVAMALSGLFLVIFLTQHFVINSTAVIDPDTFNAWSHFMGTNPLVQFALQPVLIFGVVFHFVMGFVLEIQNRKARPIKYANYKGGEAAPWTSRNMILSGLVILAFLGLHFYDFWIPEMIHKYVEFAPEDPTRYYAETVHKFESPVRVALYVISFVLLALHLWHGFASTFQSVGFNNAYSKGLSKFAKVWAVAIPVGFILIAVYLHFNQIPH; encoded by the coding sequence ATGAGCGGATTATTAAAATCTTCAATAGGGCGTAAAGTAGCAATGGCACTTTCCGGACTTTTTCTTGTGATCTTTTTGACACAACACTTCGTGATCAACAGTACAGCTGTAATTGATCCAGATACGTTTAATGCTTGGTCCCACTTTATGGGTACAAACCCATTAGTACAGTTTGCATTGCAGCCTGTATTAATTTTTGGAGTGGTATTTCACTTTGTGATGGGCTTCGTGCTTGAAATACAAAACAGAAAAGCGCGTCCTATCAAGTATGCAAACTATAAAGGAGGAGAAGCAGCACCTTGGACTTCTCGTAATATGATTTTATCAGGACTGGTGATTCTTGCATTTTTAGGTCTTCACTTTTATGATTTCTGGATTCCAGAGATGATTCATAAATATGTTGAGTTTGCACCAGAAGATCCTACAAGATATTATGCAGAGACTGTGCATAAGTTTGAAAGCCCAGTGCGTGTAGCACTTTATGTAATATCATTTGTATTACTAGCACTACACTTATGGCACGGGTTTGCTTCTACTTTTCAGTCTGTAGGGTTTAATAATGCATACTCAAAAGGACTTTCAAAATTTGCAAAGGTTTGGGCAGTTGCAATTCCAGTAGGTTTTATACTTATTGCTGTGTACTTACACTTTAACCAAATCCCTCACTAA
- a CDS encoding fumarate reductase/succinate dehydrogenase flavoprotein subunit, translating to MALDSKIPQGPLADKWTKHKNDINLVNPANKRLIDVIVVGTGLAGGSAAATLAELGYNVKAFCFQDSPRRAHSIAAQGGINAAKNYQGDGDSTYRLFYDTVKGGDYRSRESNVYRLAEVSANIIDQCVAQGVPFARDYGGLLDNRSFGGVLVSRTFYAKGQTGQQLLLGAYSAMNRQIGRGKIKMYNRHEMLDVVKVDGKARGIITRNLITGEIERHSAHAVVLGTGGYGNVFYLSTNAMGSNVTAAWKAHKRGAYFANPCYTQIHPTCIPVSGDHQSKLTLMSESLRNDGRIWVPAKKEDAIAIREGRLKPTDLKEEDRDYYLERRYPAFGNLVPRDVASRAAKERCDAGFGVNKTGEAVYLDFASAIERYGKEQAYVQHLDANDKALVKKLGQEVVKTKYGNLFQMYNKIVDQDPYNTPMMIYPAVHYTMGGLWVDYNLQTTVEGLYAIGEANFSDHGANRLGASALMQGLADGYFVLPYTIGDYLSHDIRTGPISTDTPEFEEAEQNVRKQVDALINNEGSKPVDYFHKKLGKIMWNKCGMSRNATDLQSAIDEISALRDEFYKEVRVPGTQNEFNEELAKALRVADFLELGELFAKDALTRNESCGGHFREESVELDGPQKGEALRDDENFTFVSAWEYKGAPKDAVLHKEELNYENIEVKQRSYK from the coding sequence ATGGCATTAGATTCTAAAATACCTCAAGGACCACTAGCTGATAAGTGGACAAAACATAAAAATGACATTAATCTTGTAAACCCTGCAAACAAGCGTCTTATAGATGTAATCGTTGTAGGTACGGGTCTTGCCGGAGGATCTGCAGCCGCAACGCTTGCAGAGCTTGGGTATAACGTGAAAGCTTTTTGTTTTCAAGATTCACCTCGTCGTGCACACTCTATTGCTGCACAAGGAGGTATAAACGCCGCAAAAAACTATCAAGGAGATGGAGACTCAACATACCGTTTATTTTATGATACGGTAAAGGGTGGTGATTATCGCTCTAGAGAGTCTAACGTATACCGTCTTGCTGAGGTTTCGGCAAACATTATTGACCAGTGTGTCGCACAAGGAGTTCCTTTTGCACGTGATTATGGTGGACTATTAGATAACCGTTCTTTTGGAGGTGTGCTCGTAAGTCGTACTTTCTATGCAAAAGGTCAGACAGGACAACAATTATTACTAGGTGCTTACTCTGCGATGAACCGTCAGATAGGTCGTGGTAAGATTAAAATGTATAACCGTCACGAGATGCTAGACGTCGTAAAAGTAGACGGAAAAGCACGTGGTATTATAACACGTAACTTAATCACAGGTGAGATAGAACGTCACAGTGCGCACGCCGTTGTATTAGGAACTGGAGGATATGGTAACGTATTCTACCTTTCTACTAACGCGATGGGGTCTAACGTAACTGCCGCTTGGAAAGCTCACAAACGTGGTGCTTACTTTGCAAATCCTTGTTATACTCAAATACACCCTACGTGTATCCCAGTATCTGGTGATCACCAGTCTAAGCTTACCTTGATGTCTGAGTCATTACGTAATGATGGTCGTATATGGGTACCTGCAAAGAAAGAAGATGCAATCGCAATACGCGAGGGGCGTCTTAAGCCTACAGATCTTAAGGAAGAAGATAGAGATTACTACTTGGAGCGTCGTTACCCAGCATTTGGTAACCTTGTACCTCGTGATGTTGCCTCAAGAGCGGCAAAAGAGCGTTGCGATGCAGGCTTTGGAGTAAATAAAACAGGAGAGGCCGTTTACCTTGACTTTGCTTCGGCAATAGAGCGTTATGGTAAAGAGCAAGCATATGTACAACACCTTGATGCAAATGATAAGGCACTTGTAAAGAAACTTGGTCAAGAAGTTGTAAAAACAAAGTATGGTAACTTATTTCAGATGTACAACAAGATTGTAGATCAAGATCCATACAACACGCCTATGATGATTTACCCAGCGGTACACTATACAATGGGAGGTCTATGGGTAGATTATAACTTACAGACTACTGTAGAGGGGCTATATGCAATAGGTGAGGCAAACTTCTCAGACCACGGTGCAAACCGCTTAGGAGCTTCTGCACTTATGCAAGGTCTTGCAGATGGATACTTTGTATTACCATACACAATAGGTGACTACTTATCACACGATATACGTACGGGACCTATCTCTACAGATACTCCAGAGTTTGAAGAAGCAGAGCAAAACGTGCGTAAGCAGGTAGATGCACTTATTAATAATGAAGGATCTAAACCGGTAGATTATTTCCATAAAAAGCTTGGAAAGATTATGTGGAACAAATGTGGAATGTCTCGTAATGCGACAGACCTACAGAGCGCCATAGATGAGATCTCTGCATTACGTGATGAGTTCTATAAAGAAGTAAGAGTGCCAGGTACTCAAAATGAGTTTAACGAAGAGCTTGCAAAAGCGTTACGTGTGGCAGACTTTTTAGAGTTAGGAGAGCTATTTGCAAAAGATGCACTTACTCGTAATGAGTCTTGTGGAGGTCACTTTAGAGAAGAATCTGTAGAGCTAGACGGACCGCAAAAAGGAGAAGCACTACGTGATGATGAAAACTTCACATTCGTATCTGCTTGGGAATATAAAGGAGCGCCGAAAGATGCAGTATTGCATAAAGAAGAGCTTAACTATGAGAATATTGAAGTAAAACAAAGAAGTTATAAATAA
- a CDS encoding succinate dehydrogenase/fumarate reductase iron-sulfur subunit, with the protein MKLTLKIWRQKSAQAKGQMVTYPIDGIDGDMSFLEMMDVLNNKLISEGEEPVVFDHDCREGICGSCSMFINGEAHGPDRLVTTCQLHMRKFKDGETITIEPFRADGFPVIKDLMVDRSAFDRIQHAGGFISVNTSGNTQDANSIPIEKADADDAFAAATCIGCGACVASCKNASAMLFVSAKVSQFALLPQGQVEATDRVLNMVKQMDEEGFGNCTNTGACEVECPKGISLENIARMNREYLSASLKG; encoded by the coding sequence ATGAAACTAACGTTAAAAATTTGGCGTCAAAAAAGCGCACAAGCTAAAGGACAAATGGTGACATACCCTATCGATGGTATCGATGGAGATATGTCTTTCTTAGAGATGATGGATGTGCTTAACAATAAGCTCATCAGTGAGGGAGAAGAGCCAGTAGTATTTGATCACGACTGTCGTGAGGGTATCTGTGGGTCTTGTTCTATGTTTATTAATGGAGAAGCACACGGACCAGATCGTCTTGTAACAACTTGTCAGCTACATATGCGCAAGTTTAAAGATGGTGAGACTATTACAATAGAGCCTTTCAGAGCAGATGGATTTCCAGTGATAAAAGATCTTATGGTAGATCGTTCGGCTTTTGATCGTATACAGCACGCTGGAGGATTTATTTCTGTAAACACTTCTGGTAATACACAAGATGCAAACTCAATTCCAATTGAAAAGGCAGATGCAGACGACGCTTTTGCTGCAGCAACTTGTATAGGTTGTGGTGCGTGTGTTGCAAGTTGTAAAAACGCCAGTGCAATGCTATTTGTATCTGCAAAGGTGAGCCAGTTTGCTTTATTACCACAAGGTCAAGTAGAGGCTACAGATCGTGTTCTTAATATGGTAAAACAAATGGACGAAGAAGGGTTTGGAAACTGTACAAACACAGGAGCTTGTGAGGTAGAGTGCCCTAAGGGAATTTCTCTTGAGAACATTGCACGTATGAATCGTGAGTACCTTTCTGCTAGTCTAAAAGGATAA
- a CDS encoding ribonucleotide-diphosphate reductase subunit beta, with amino-acid sequence MSFVEPILAENKDRFVIFPIQHDDIWEWYKKSEASFWTAEEIDLHQDLVDWKGKLTEDERYFIKHILAFFAASDGIVNENLAENFVNEVQYSEAKFFYGFQIMMENIHSETYSLLIDTYVKDEVEKDKLFNALENFPAIKKKADWALKWIDSPSFAERLIAFAAVEGIFFSGAFCSIYWLKKRGLMPGLTFSNELISRDEGVHCDFAVHLHNHHLVNKVPKERITEIIVNALDIEREFITESLPVSLIGMNSNLMTQYLEYVTDRLLTELDCEKVYNTANPFDFMDMISLQGKTNFFEKRVGEYQKAGVVKDKDDYGSGQSISFDASF; translated from the coding sequence ATGAGCTTCGTAGAACCAATCCTGGCAGAAAATAAAGATAGATTTGTAATATTTCCAATACAACACGACGATATTTGGGAGTGGTATAAAAAGTCTGAGGCTAGTTTTTGGACTGCAGAAGAGATAGATCTTCACCAAGATCTCGTAGACTGGAAAGGAAAACTTACAGAAGATGAACGTTACTTCATAAAACACATTCTCGCATTCTTTGCCGCATCAGATGGGATCGTAAATGAAAACCTTGCAGAAAACTTTGTAAACGAAGTACAATACTCTGAGGCAAAATTCTTCTACGGTTTCCAAATTATGATGGAAAACATACACTCAGAAACCTACTCATTACTTATCGACACCTACGTAAAAGACGAGGTAGAGAAGGACAAGCTTTTTAATGCACTTGAGAACTTTCCTGCAATTAAGAAAAAAGCAGACTGGGCTCTTAAATGGATAGACTCACCAAGCTTTGCAGAGCGTCTTATTGCATTTGCAGCGGTAGAGGGAATCTTTTTCTCAGGAGCATTTTGTTCTATATACTGGTTAAAAAAGAGAGGGCTTATGCCAGGACTTACATTCTCAAACGAGCTTATCTCTCGTGATGAGGGTGTACACTGTGACTTTGCTGTACACCTGCACAATCACCACCTTGTAAATAAAGTGCCAAAAGAGCGTATTACAGAGATTATTGTAAACGCACTAGATATAGAACGTGAGTTTATCACAGAGTCACTTCCGGTAAGTCTTATCGGGATGAATTCAAACTTAATGACACAGTACTTAGAGTATGTGACAGACCGTTTACTTACAGAGCTAGATTGTGAGAAAGTATACAATACGGCAAATCCATTTGACTTTATGGATATGATTTCACTTCAAGGTAAAACTAACTTCTTTGAGAAGCGAGTAGGAGAGTATCAAAAAGCAGGAGTTGTAAAAGATAAAGATGACTACGGTAGTGGTCAGTCTATAAGCTTTGATGCATCTTTCTAA
- a CDS encoding ribonucleoside-diphosphate reductase subunit alpha produces the protein MYVVKRDGRQEPVMFDKITARVKKLCYELSDFVDPVKISMRVIEGLYDGVTTSELDNLAAETAASMTTSHPDYAKLAARISVSNLHKNTKKSFSEVMTDLYQYVNPRTGKKAPMVADEVYKVIMDNKDELDSTIIYNRDFGYDYFGFKTLERSYLLKINGQIAERPQHMLMRVSIGIHLNDLEAAKETYMLMSKKYFTHATPTLFNSGTPKPQMSSCFLLTMKDDSIEGIYDTLKQTAKISQSAGGIGLSIHNIRAKGAYIGGTNGTSNGIVPMLKVFNDTARYVDQGGGKRKGSFAIYMEPWHADIFDFLDLKKNHGAEEMRARDLFYAMWISDLFMKRVQEDGKWTLMCPNECPDLFNVHGEEFEALYTKYEQEERGRRTIKARELWEKIMESQIETGTPYMLYKDAANRKSNQKNLGTIRSSNLCTEILEYTSEDEVAVCNLASIALPMFVKNGAFDHEELYKITVRATKNLNKVIDRNYYPVIEAENSNMRHRPIGLGVQGLADTFIKLRLPFTSDEAKKLNQEIFETLYFAAVTASKDMAKVEGPYQSFEGSPISQGEFQYNLWNIKDEELSGRWDWASLRKEVMEHGVRNSLLVAPMPTASTSQILGNNEAFEPYTSNIYTRRVLSGEFIVVNKHLLEDLVALNLWNDDLKAAIMRANGSIQGIDVIPADLKELYKTVWEMSMKDIIDMSRQRGYFIDQSQSLNLFMEGANFAKLTSMHFYAWQSGLKTGMYYLRTKSAVDAKKFTLSAKKKEVPVTAPTAPKQQVAARAAQTLTATQAPAPIPAPQAEISKVDAIAQHAQNVADMQVQMSLEEPAPAYEAQQAQLKEQTTAQQPNTAPMTPEEMKAIIAQAKAAEGDDDCLMCGS, from the coding sequence ATGTATGTAGTAAAAAGAGATGGCCGTCAGGAACCGGTTATGTTTGACAAAATCACCGCAAGGGTAAAGAAGTTATGTTACGAGCTAAGTGATTTTGTAGATCCGGTAAAGATCTCAATGCGTGTTATAGAAGGGTTGTACGACGGTGTTACTACAAGTGAGCTAGATAACCTTGCAGCAGAGACTGCAGCATCTATGACTACCAGTCACCCAGATTATGCAAAGCTTGCAGCACGTATCTCTGTATCAAACCTACATAAGAACACAAAGAAGTCATTTTCTGAAGTGATGACAGACCTTTATCAATACGTAAATCCACGTACTGGTAAGAAGGCACCTATGGTAGCAGACGAGGTGTATAAAGTTATTATGGATAACAAAGATGAGCTAGACTCAACAATTATCTATAACCGTGATTTTGGATATGATTACTTTGGTTTTAAAACACTTGAGCGTTCATACCTACTTAAGATTAATGGTCAGATAGCAGAGCGCCCTCAACATATGTTAATGCGTGTATCTATAGGGATTCACCTTAACGATCTAGAGGCAGCAAAGGAGACATATATGTTAATGTCTAAAAAATACTTTACACACGCTACACCTACATTATTTAACTCAGGTACACCTAAGCCTCAAATGTCATCTTGTTTCCTACTTACAATGAAGGATGATAGTATAGAGGGTATATATGATACACTTAAACAAACAGCAAAGATTTCTCAAAGCGCAGGAGGTATAGGATTATCTATACACAACATACGTGCAAAGGGAGCATACATAGGAGGTACTAATGGTACGTCTAACGGTATTGTGCCTATGCTTAAAGTGTTTAACGACACGGCACGTTATGTAGATCAAGGAGGAGGAAAACGTAAAGGTTCTTTTGCAATCTATATGGAGCCTTGGCACGCAGATATTTTTGACTTCTTAGATCTTAAGAAAAACCACGGAGCAGAAGAGATGAGAGCCCGTGATCTTTTTTATGCAATGTGGATCTCAGACTTGTTTATGAAACGAGTACAAGAGGATGGAAAGTGGACACTTATGTGTCCTAATGAATGTCCAGACCTTTTTAACGTACACGGTGAAGAGTTTGAAGCGCTTTACACAAAGTACGAACAAGAAGAAAGAGGTCGCAGGACTATAAAAGCACGTGAACTGTGGGAGAAAATTATGGAGTCTCAAATTGAGACAGGTACACCATATATGCTCTATAAGGATGCTGCAAACCGTAAGTCTAACCAGAAAAACCTTGGTACCATACGTTCTTCAAATTTATGTACAGAGATTCTTGAGTACACATCAGAAGACGAGGTGGCGGTATGTAACCTTGCATCTATAGCGTTGCCTATGTTTGTTAAGAATGGAGCTTTTGATCACGAAGAGCTTTATAAAATCACGGTACGTGCAACAAAGAACCTTAACAAGGTAATAGACCGTAATTACTACCCAGTAATTGAGGCAGAAAACTCTAATATGCGTCACCGTCCTATCGGACTTGGTGTGCAGGGTCTTGCAGATACATTTATAAAACTACGCTTACCTTTTACAAGTGACGAGGCTAAAAAGCTTAACCAAGAGATTTTTGAGACCCTATATTTTGCAGCGGTAACAGCTTCAAAAGATATGGCTAAGGTAGAAGGGCCTTACCAAAGTTTTGAAGGATCACCTATATCACAAGGAGAGTTCCAGTATAACCTATGGAATATTAAAGATGAGGAATTAAGTGGTCGTTGGGACTGGGCATCACTTCGTAAAGAAGTAATGGAGCACGGTGTGCGTAACTCGCTACTTGTAGCACCTATGCCTACAGCATCTACTTCTCAAATACTTGGTAATAACGAAGCTTTTGAACCTTATACGTCTAATATTTATACGCGTCGTGTACTGTCTGGAGAGTTTATTGTGGTAAACAAGCACCTACTAGAAGACCTTGTAGCACTTAACCTTTGGAATGATGATCTTAAAGCAGCTATTATGCGTGCAAATGGATCTATACAAGGGATAGATGTGATACCTGCAGACTTAAAAGAACTATATAAAACAGTATGGGAAATGTCTATGAAAGATATTATAGATATGTCTCGCCAGAGAGGGTACTTTATTGACCAGTCACAATCTCTTAACTTATTTATGGAAGGGGCAAACTTTGCAAAGCTTACCTCTATGCACTTCTACGCGTGGCAAAGCGGATTAAAAACAGGTATGTATTACCTCCGTACAAAATCTGCTGTAGATGCTAAGAAGTTTACACTTTCTGCAAAGAAAAAAGAAGTTCCGGTTACTGCACCTACAGCGCCAAAACAGCAAGTAGCGGCAAGAGCTGCACAAACGCTTACAGCAACTCAAGCACCAGCACCTATACCTGCTCCACAAGCAGAGATATCTAAGGTAGATGCTATTGCTCAACACGCACAAAATGTAGCAGATATGCAAGTGCAAATGAGCTTAGAAGAGCCTGCTCCTGCTTATGAAGCACAGCAAGCACAACTTAAAGAGCAAACTACTGCGCAGCAGCCTAACACAGCCCCTATGACGCCAGAAGAAATGAAGGCTATCATAGCACAAGCAAAAGCTGCCGAAGGTGATGACGATTGTTTAATGTGCGGTTCATAA